The following proteins are encoded in a genomic region of Dokdonia donghaensis DSW-1:
- the rpoB gene encoding DNA-directed RNA polymerase subunit beta produces the protein MMQDAKQGERISFSSVKNRPDYPDFLDIQVKSFQDFFQLETKSDERGDEGLYNTFLENFPITDTRNNFVLEFLDYFVDPPRYSIQECIERGLTYSVPLKARLKLYCTDEEHEDFETIVQDVYLGTIPYMTPSGTFVINGAERVVVSQLHRSPGVFFGQSFHANGTKLYSARVIPFKGSWIEFATDINSVMYAYIDRKKKLPVTTLFRAIGFERDKDILEIFDLAEEVKVSKTGLKKYLGRKLAARVLNTWHEDFVDEDTGEVVSIERNEIVLDRDTVLEKEHVEEILEAGAKTVLLHKEDNQQADYAIIHNTLQKDPTNSEKEAVEHIYRQLRNAEPPDEETARGIIDKLFFSDQRYNLGEVGRYRMNKKLGLDIEMDKQVLTKLDIITIIKYLIELINAKAEIDDIDHLSNRRVRTVGEQLSAQFGVGLARMARTIRERMNVRDNEVFTPIDLINAKTLSSVINSFFGTNQLSQFMDQTNPLAEITHKRRLSALGPGGLSRERAGFEVRDVHYTHYGRLCPIETPEGPNIGLISSLAVYAKVNNMGFIETPYRKVEGGKIDLKSEPQYLSAEEEEGMLIAQANNPMNDDGTITEEKVIARMEGDFPVVDPDTVHYADVSPNQIASISASLIPFLEHDDANRALMGSNMMRQAVPLIMADAPIVGTGLERQVATDSRVLINAEGAGTVEYVDANMITIKYDRTDDERLVSFDEDSKSYNLIKFRKTNQGTNINLKPIVKVGDRVERGQVLCQGYATEKGELALGRNMKVAFMPWKGYNFEDAIVISEKVVRDDIFTSIHIDEYSLDVRDTKLGNEELTNDIPNVSEEATKDLDENGMIRIGAEVKPGDILIGKITPKGESDPTPEEKLLRAIFGDKAGDVKDASLKASPSLHGVVINKKLFARAIKDKRKRAKDKEDIAVLEDKYDVKFDDLQAVLIEKLFKLVNGKTAQGVMNDLGEEVLPKGKKFTLKMLNSVEDYTHLTQGTWTTDDKTNTLIADLLHNYKIKENDLQGNLRREKFTISVGDELPAGIIKLAKVYIAKKRKLKVGDKMAGRHGNKGIVARIVRQEDMPFLEDGTPVDIVLNPLGVPSRMNIGQIYETVLGWAGQKLGRTYATPIFDGATLDQINALTDEAGIPRFGHTYLYDGGTGDRFDQPATVGVIYMLKLGHMVDDKMHARSIGPYSLITQQPLGGKAQFGGQRFGEMEVWALEAYGASATLREILTVKSDDVIGRAKTYESIVKGEPMPEPGLPESFNVLMHELKGLGLDIRLEEK, from the coding sequence ATGATGCAAGATGCAAAACAAGGAGAAAGAATCAGTTTCTCATCGGTAAAGAATAGACCTGATTATCCAGACTTTTTGGATATTCAAGTAAAGTCTTTCCAAGATTTCTTCCAGCTGGAAACAAAGTCTGATGAGAGAGGTGATGAGGGTCTTTACAATACTTTTCTCGAGAACTTCCCAATTACAGATACTCGTAACAACTTTGTACTCGAGTTTTTAGATTATTTTGTTGATCCACCTAGATATTCTATACAAGAGTGTATAGAGCGTGGACTTACTTATAGTGTGCCGTTAAAAGCACGTCTAAAATTATACTGTACAGACGAGGAACACGAAGATTTTGAAACAATCGTACAAGATGTATATCTTGGTACAATCCCATATATGACTCCTAGCGGAACATTTGTGATTAACGGCGCAGAGCGTGTTGTTGTTTCTCAATTACACCGTTCTCCAGGGGTATTCTTTGGACAGTCGTTCCACGCAAATGGAACAAAATTATATTCTGCACGTGTAATTCCTTTTAAAGGTTCGTGGATAGAATTTGCGACAGATATTAACAGCGTGATGTACGCTTATATAGATCGTAAAAAGAAATTACCTGTTACTACACTTTTCCGTGCTATCGGTTTTGAAAGAGATAAAGATATCCTTGAGATATTTGATCTTGCAGAGGAGGTTAAAGTTTCTAAAACAGGGCTTAAAAAATATCTTGGTCGCAAGCTTGCTGCACGTGTTCTTAACACTTGGCACGAGGATTTTGTTGATGAAGATACAGGTGAAGTAGTATCTATTGAGCGTAATGAGATAGTACTTGATCGTGATACAGTTCTTGAAAAAGAGCACGTAGAAGAAATTCTTGAGGCTGGAGCAAAAACTGTACTACTTCATAAAGAAGATAATCAGCAGGCAGATTATGCGATTATCCATAATACATTACAGAAGGATCCAACAAATTCTGAAAAAGAAGCTGTTGAGCATATCTATAGACAATTACGTAATGCAGAACCACCAGATGAGGAAACTGCACGTGGTATTATAGATAAGTTATTCTTCTCAGACCAACGTTACAACTTAGGTGAAGTAGGTCGTTATAGAATGAATAAGAAATTAGGTCTTGATATCGAGATGGATAAGCAGGTGCTTACTAAGCTAGATATTATTACCATTATAAAATACCTAATTGAGTTAATCAATGCAAAAGCAGAGATTGATGATATTGATCACTTATCAAACCGTCGTGTACGTACTGTAGGTGAGCAACTTTCTGCACAGTTTGGTGTAGGTCTTGCTCGTATGGCTCGTACAATACGTGAGCGTATGAACGTACGTGATAACGAAGTGTTTACTCCTATAGATTTGATTAATGCAAAGACATTGTCTTCTGTAATTAATTCGTTCTTTGGTACAAACCAGTTATCACAGTTTATGGACCAGACTAATCCACTTGCTGAGATCACGCACAAGCGTCGTCTATCTGCACTTGGACCAGGAGGTCTATCACGTGAGCGTGCAGGATTTGAGGTACGTGATGTACACTACACACACTACGGTAGATTATGTCCTATTGAAACACCAGAGGGACCAAACATTGGTCTTATATCTTCACTTGCAGTATATGCTAAGGTGAATAATATGGGATTCATTGAGACTCCATATCGTAAGGTTGAAGGTGGTAAGATAGATTTAAAATCAGAACCACAATACTTAAGTGCTGAGGAAGAAGAAGGGATGTTAATAGCGCAAGCAAACAACCCTATGAATGATGATGGTACAATTACTGAAGAAAAAGTAATTGCCCGTATGGAAGGTGATTTCCCAGTAGTAGATCCAGATACTGTACACTATGCAGATGTTAGTCCTAACCAGATTGCATCTATCTCCGCATCACTTATTCCATTCTTGGAACACGATGATGCAAACCGTGCACTGATGGGGTCGAATATGATGCGCCAGGCAGTACCACTTATTATGGCAGATGCGCCTATCGTGGGAACAGGTCTGGAACGTCAAGTAGCTACAGATTCTAGAGTACTAATTAATGCAGAAGGTGCAGGTACAGTAGAGTATGTAGATGCAAATATGATTACTATAAAATATGATCGTACAGATGATGAGCGTCTCGTAAGTTTTGACGAGGATTCTAAATCTTACAATCTTATTAAATTCCGTAAGACTAACCAGGGTACAAATATCAACCTTAAACCTATTGTAAAAGTAGGAGATAGAGTTGAGCGTGGTCAAGTATTATGTCAAGGGTATGCTACCGAGAAAGGTGAGCTTGCGCTAGGACGTAATATGAAGGTGGCCTTTATGCCTTGGAAGGGATATAACTTTGAGGATGCGATTGTAATATCAGAAAAAGTAGTACGTGACGATATCTTTACTTCTATACACATTGATGAGTACTCTCTTGATGTACGTGATACGAAGTTAGGTAACGAAGAGCTTACTAATGATATTCCTAACGTTTCTGAAGAGGCTACAAAAGACCTTGATGAGAACGGAATGATCCGTATAGGTGCAGAAGTAAAACCTGGAGATATATTAATAGGTAAGATTACTCCAAAAGGAGAGTCTGACCCTACTCCAGAAGAAAAATTACTTCGCGCAATATTTGGAGATAAAGCAGGAGACGTAAAAGATGCTTCCCTTAAAGCATCACCATCTTTACACGGTGTAGTTATAAACAAGAAATTGTTTGCTAGAGCGATAAAAGATAAACGTAAACGTGCAAAAGATAAAGAAGACATCGCAGTACTTGAAGATAAGTATGATGTGAAGTTTGACGATTTACAGGCTGTATTAATTGAAAAATTATTCAAACTTGTAAATGGTAAGACTGCTCAAGGTGTAATGAATGATCTAGGTGAAGAAGTACTTCCTAAAGGAAAGAAATTTACACTCAAGATGCTTAACTCTGTAGAAGATTACACCCACCTTACACAAGGTACTTGGACTACAGATGATAAGACTAATACACTTATTGCAGACTTATTACACAACTATAAGATTAAAGAAAACGATCTACAAGGTAACTTACGTCGTGAGAAATTTACAATCTCAGTAGGAGATGAGCTACCAGCTGGTATCATCAAACTTGCTAAGGTTTATATTGCTAAAAAACGTAAGCTTAAAGTAGGAGATAAGATGGCGGGACGTCACGGTAACAAAGGTATCGTTGCACGTATCGTACGTCAAGAGGATATGCCATTCCTTGAGGATGGAACTCCTGTAGACATCGTTCTTAACCCACTAGGTGTACCATCACGTATGAACATTGGTCAGATTTATGAGACCGTGTTAGGATGGGCAGGTCAAAAATTAGGAAGAACATATGCGACGCCTATTTTTGATGGAGCAACACTAGATCAGATTAACGCACTTACAGACGAGGCAGGTATACCACGCTTTGGTCATACATATTTATATGACGGAGGTACTGGAGATCGTTTTGATCAACCAGCAACGGTAGGAGTTATCTATATGCTTAAACTAGGGCATATGGTAGACGACAAGATGCACGCTCGTTCTATCGGGCCGTACTCTCTTATTACGCAACAACCTCTTGGAGGTAAGGCGCAGTTTGGAGGGCAACGTTTTGGTGAGATGGAGGTATGGGCTCTTGAGGCATATGGAGCTTCGGCTACATTGCGTGAGATCCTTACTGTAAAGTCTGATGACGTGATTGGTCGTGCTAAGACGTATGAGAGTATTGTAAAAGGAGAGCCTATGCCAGAGCCAGGTCTTCCTGAATCTTTCAACGTATTAATGCACGAGCTTAAAGGACTGGGACTAGACATTCGTCTAGAAGAAAAGTAA
- the rplL gene encoding 50S ribosomal protein L7/L12, giving the protein MADLKEFAEQLVNLTVKEVNELATILKDEYGIEPAAAAVAVAAGGAGGGDAAEEKSEFDVILKAAGASKLAVVKLVKELTGLGLKDAKGLVDGAPSPVKEGVAKDEAEALKAQLEEAGAEVELK; this is encoded by the coding sequence ATGGCAGATTTAAAAGAATTCGCAGAACAATTAGTTAACCTTACAGTAAAAGAAGTAAACGAGTTAGCTACTATTTTAAAAGATGAGTATGGTATCGAGCCTGCTGCTGCAGCTGTAGCTGTTGCTGCTGGTGGAGCTGGTGGTGGAGACGCTGCTGAGGAGAAGTCAGAATTTGACGTAATCCTTAAGGCTGCTGGAGCTTCTAAGCTTGCTGTAGTTAAGCTTGTAAAAGAATTAACTGGATTAGGTCTTAAAGACGCTAAAGGATTAGTAGATGGTGCTCCATCTCCAGTTAAAGAAGGTGTTGCTAAAGATGAGGCAGAAGCACTTAAAGCTCAGTTAGAAGAAGCTGGTGCAGAAGTTGAGCTTAAGTAA
- the rplJ gene encoding 50S ribosomal protein L10, whose amino-acid sequence MTREEKSIVIQDLTTQLGENAHIYLTDISGLDAGTTSNLRRACFKAGVSLSVVKNTLLAKAMEASDKDFAELPEVLKGNTAIMFSETGNAPAKVIKEFRKKSEKPLLKGAFIEEAIYVGDDQLDNLVNIKSREELIGDIIGLLQSPAKNVVSALKSSGGTLAGIIKTLSEKEG is encoded by the coding sequence ATGACAAGAGAAGAAAAATCAATAGTAATTCAAGATTTAACTACGCAGTTAGGAGAGAACGCTCACATTTACCTTACTGATATTTCTGGACTAGATGCTGGGACGACTTCAAATTTACGTCGTGCTTGTTTCAAGGCAGGAGTAAGTTTATCTGTAGTTAAGAACACATTGCTTGCAAAAGCAATGGAAGCATCAGACAAAGATTTTGCAGAACTTCCTGAAGTTTTAAAAGGAAACACTGCAATTATGTTTTCTGAGACTGGAAATGCACCAGCAAAGGTAATTAAGGAATTTCGTAAGAAATCTGAGAAGCCTTTATTAAAAGGAGCATTTATAGAAGAAGCTATCTACGTTGGAGATGATCAACTAGATAACCTGGTAAATATCAAATCAAGAGAGGAACTTATTGGAGACATCATTGGATTACTTCAATCGCCTGCTAAGAACGTTGTTAGCGCTCTTAAGTCAAGTGGAGGAACCCTTGCTGGTATTATCAAAACCCTTTCTGAGAAGGAAGGTTAA
- the rplA gene encoding 50S ribosomal protein L1: MAKLTKKQKENQSKIEAGQTYNLAEASALIKEVSNVNFDPSVDIAVRLNVDPRKANQMVRGVVTLPHGTGKDVKVLALVTPDKAGEAEAAGADYVGLDEYLEKIKGGWTDVDVIITMPSVMGKLGPLGRVLGPRGLMPNPKTGTVTMDIAKAVSDVKAGKIDFKVDKTGIIHASVGKASFDAEKIAGNARELITTLVKLKPTTAKGVYIKSIFMSSTMSPSVEVDTKRFATD; encoded by the coding sequence ATGGCAAAATTAACAAAAAAGCAAAAAGAAAATCAGTCTAAGATTGAAGCGGGTCAAACCTACAATCTAGCTGAAGCTTCTGCTTTAATCAAAGAAGTAAGTAACGTAAACTTTGACCCTTCTGTAGATATTGCTGTACGTCTTAATGTAGATCCTCGTAAAGCAAACCAGATGGTGCGTGGCGTGGTAACTCTTCCTCACGGAACAGGTAAAGACGTAAAAGTGCTAGCTCTTGTTACTCCAGATAAAGCGGGAGAAGCTGAGGCAGCAGGAGCAGACTACGTAGGTCTTGATGAGTACCTTGAGAAAATCAAAGGTGGTTGGACAGATGTAGACGTTATAATCACAATGCCTAGTGTAATGGGTAAATTAGGACCTTTAGGACGTGTCTTAGGACCACGTGGTTTAATGCCTAACCCAAAGACAGGTACAGTAACTATGGATATTGCAAAAGCAGTTTCTGATGTAAAGGCTGGTAAAATTGACTTTAAAGTTGATAAGACTGGTATCATCCACGCCTCTGTAGGTAAGGCATCTTTTGATGCAGAAAAAATTGCTGGTAATGCAAGAGAATTAATAACAACATTAGTAAAGCTTAAGCCTACAACTGCAAAGGGTGTTTACATAAAAAGTATTTTTATGTCAAGTACAATGAGCCCTTCTGTAGAGGTTGATACTAAGCGTTTTGCTACTGACTAG
- the rplK gene encoding 50S ribosomal protein L11: MAKEVSKVVKLQVRGGAANPSPPVGPALGAAGVNIMEFCKQFNARTQDKAGKVLPVAITVYKDKSFDFVIKTPPAAVQLLEAAKVKSGSGEPNRKKVAKVTWDQVRAIAEDKMPDLNAFTVESAMKMVAGTARSMGITVKGGDAPA; encoded by the coding sequence ATGGCAAAAGAAGTAAGTAAGGTTGTAAAGTTACAAGTACGAGGAGGTGCCGCAAACCCTTCTCCACCAGTAGGACCTGCTTTAGGTGCTGCCGGCGTAAATATTATGGAGTTCTGTAAGCAGTTTAATGCTAGAACTCAAGATAAAGCTGGTAAAGTACTTCCTGTTGCGATAACTGTATATAAGGATAAGTCTTTTGATTTTGTAATCAAGACTCCTCCTGCAGCAGTTCAACTATTGGAAGCAGCTAAAGTAAAGAGTGGATCTGGTGAACCAAACCGTAAGAAGGTTGCAAAAGTTACTTGGGATCAAGTACGTGCAATTGCAGAGGACAAAATGCCTGACCTTAATGCATTCACTGTGGAAAGTGCAATGAAAATGGTAGCAGGTACAGCTCGTTCAATGGGTATAACGGTTAAAGGTGGAGATGCACCAGCTTAA
- the nusG gene encoding transcription termination/antitermination protein NusG, whose protein sequence is MAKANSTKQWYVVRAVSGQENKVKAYIEQEISRLSLEDNIEEVLVPTEKVIQIRNGKKVNKERVYFPGYIMVKANLAGEIPHIIKSINGVIGFLGEVKGGDPVPLRKAEVNRMLGKVDELAVKQDSVTIPFTIGETIKVIDGPFNGFNGTVEKVNEEKRKLEVMVKIFGRKTPLELSYMQVEKV, encoded by the coding sequence GGTAAGGGCCGTTAGTGGTCAAGAGAATAAAGTTAAGGCATATATCGAGCAAGAAATTTCACGATTAAGTCTAGAGGATAACATTGAGGAAGTTTTAGTTCCTACAGAAAAGGTTATTCAAATACGTAATGGTAAGAAAGTAAACAAAGAACGTGTTTATTTTCCAGGTTACATAATGGTTAAAGCAAATTTAGCTGGAGAAATACCTCACATCATTAAGTCTATTAATGGTGTTATAGGATTTTTAGGAGAAGTGAAAGGTGGTGATCCTGTGCCGTTAAGAAAGGCGGAGGTGAACCGTATGCTAGGTAAGGTAGATGAGCTTGCTGTAAAACAAGACAGCGTGACAATACCATTTACTATAGGTGAGACTATCAAGGTTATAGATGGTCCTTTTAATGGTTTTAATGGAACTGTTGAAAAAGTAAATGAAGAAAAGCGTAAGCTTGAGGTGATGGTGAAGATTTTTGGAAGAAAAACACCATTAGAGCTTAGCTATATGCAGGTTGAAAAGGTATAA